In bacterium YEK0313, one genomic interval encodes:
- the livH_1 gene encoding High-affinity branched-chain amino acid transport system permease protein LivH — protein sequence MLSLQTLADGLVLGGLFSLAAVGFSLLFGVLGVVNLSHGAFVLIGGYAAWSIWHFAGIDPLLALPIVMIGMFGLGYAFQRTIIQWATQRASLLASMLLTYGFALMIRNALVLAYSPDFKSITPSYAFDALTIGEVTLGLTRVAALVVSVVLLGLLAALLQFSSLGRVIRATAQQEQAAALCGVDIRHVFAMTSGLSAAFAGAAGVAIGLVLPFSPPDETLWTVNAFVVVTLGGIGSPAGALVGGLILGIVNTTTAQLVGAAFPNAMMFLLLVLMLIARPAGLLGHSFRGSR from the coding sequence ATGCTATCGCTCCAGACATTGGCCGACGGGCTCGTCCTCGGCGGCCTGTTCTCGCTGGCCGCCGTCGGCTTCTCGCTGCTGTTCGGCGTGCTGGGCGTGGTCAATCTCAGCCACGGCGCCTTCGTCCTGATCGGCGGCTATGCAGCCTGGTCGATCTGGCATTTCGCGGGCATCGACCCGCTGCTGGCGCTGCCGATCGTCATGATCGGCATGTTCGGCCTCGGCTACGCCTTCCAGAGGACCATCATCCAGTGGGCGACGCAGCGCGCCAGCCTGCTGGCGTCCATGCTGCTGACCTACGGCTTCGCGCTGATGATCCGCAACGCGCTGGTGCTGGCCTATTCGCCCGACTTCAAGAGCATCACGCCGTCCTATGCCTTCGACGCGCTCACCATCGGCGAGGTGACGCTCGGCCTGACCCGCGTCGCCGCGCTGGTGGTCAGCGTCGTCCTGCTCGGCCTTCTCGCCGCGCTGCTGCAGTTCTCGAGCCTCGGCCGCGTCATCCGCGCTACCGCCCAGCAGGAGCAGGCAGCGGCGTTGTGCGGCGTCGACATCCGGCACGTCTTCGCCATGACCAGCGGGCTCTCGGCGGCCTTCGCCGGCGCGGCCGGCGTCGCCATCGGCCTCGTCCTGCCGTTCTCGCCGCCCGACGAGACGCTCTGGACCGTCAATGCCTTCGTCGTCGTGACGCTCGGCGGCATCGGCAGTCCTGCGGGTGCGCTGGTCGGCGGTCTCATCCTCGGCATCGTCAATACCACGACGGCGCAGCTCGTCGGCGCGGCCTTTCCCAATGCCATGATGTTCCTGCTTCTCGTGCTGATGCTGATCGCCCGTCCGGCGGGCCTGCTCGGCCACAGCTTTCGGGGGTCGCGATGA
- the braC_1 gene encoding Leucine-, isoleucine-, valine-, threonine-, and alanine-binding protein precursor, with amino-acid sequence MSLDRRSILKWSTAAVAAPLVARSAWAQGGDTIVIGGSVPLSGRAAETGLNVNNGYLVAQKFFNEELGGVEIAGKRYKIDVRLFDDASDPARASTLIQRHIDQGVDFFLGSFGSNIVLPTAAIVERARKPMMQTGGASDQIYTQGYKNIFCMFPRASRQLYNTIEYFKVLNPAPKSIMVAMANDAFSKTLAEGMIAYGRGKGLPINDVLTLPENITDASNLVNQVRSKRPDVLLATTHDQNSLLIARQLISSNVDVPLLFLTLGPQLHSFREALGNLGNGLYFQQFWDERAPYKDAFFGSAQNFATYYKKHFTRPMAYHTASGAACIVAYAHAMKAANSLDPVKVRDALVALDVESLYGRIKFTAEGDGDPILLGSTVGQVLGGTPEVVFPDAGKTATAVYPAPTWASKRR; translated from the coding sequence ATGAGCCTTGACCGTCGTTCGATCCTGAAATGGAGCACGGCCGCCGTCGCTGCTCCGCTCGTCGCTCGCAGCGCCTGGGCGCAAGGCGGCGACACGATCGTCATCGGCGGCTCCGTGCCGCTTTCGGGACGCGCCGCCGAAACCGGCCTCAATGTCAACAACGGCTATCTCGTGGCGCAGAAGTTCTTCAACGAGGAGCTGGGCGGCGTCGAGATCGCCGGCAAGCGCTACAAGATCGACGTGCGCCTGTTCGACGATGCCTCCGATCCGGCCCGCGCCTCGACGCTGATCCAGCGGCATATCGACCAGGGCGTCGATTTCTTTCTCGGCTCGTTCGGCTCCAACATCGTGCTGCCGACGGCAGCCATCGTCGAGCGCGCCAGGAAGCCGATGATGCAGACCGGCGGCGCCTCCGACCAGATATACACTCAGGGCTACAAGAACATCTTCTGCATGTTCCCCCGCGCGTCGCGCCAGCTCTACAACACGATCGAATATTTCAAGGTGCTGAACCCGGCGCCGAAATCGATCATGGTGGCGATGGCCAACGACGCCTTCTCCAAGACGCTGGCCGAGGGGATGATCGCCTATGGCCGCGGCAAGGGGCTGCCGATCAACGATGTCCTGACGCTGCCGGAGAACATCACCGACGCGTCGAACCTGGTGAACCAGGTCCGCTCAAAGCGGCCCGACGTGCTGCTTGCCACCACCCACGACCAGAACTCGCTGCTCATCGCGCGCCAGCTCATCTCGTCCAATGTTGACGTGCCGCTGCTCTTCCTGACCCTCGGCCCGCAGCTCCATTCGTTCCGCGAGGCGCTCGGCAATCTCGGCAACGGGCTCTATTTCCAGCAGTTCTGGGACGAGCGCGCGCCCTACAAGGATGCCTTTTTCGGCTCCGCCCAGAATTTCGCCACCTACTACAAGAAGCACTTCACGCGGCCCATGGCCTATCACACGGCTTCGGGCGCGGCTTGCATCGTCGCCTATGCCCACGCGATGAAGGCCGCCAATTCGCTCGATCCGGTGAAGGTCCGCGACGCGCTGGTGGCGCTGGACGTCGAGTCGCTCTACGGCCGCATCAAGTTCACGGCCGAGGGCGACGGCGATCCGATCCTGCTCGGCTCGACCGTCGGCCAGGTGCTCGGCGGAACGCCCGAAGTGGTCTTCCCCGACGCCGGCAAGACCGCGACCGCCGTCTATCCGGCCCCGACCTGGGCTTCGAAGCGCAGGTAG
- the dmlR_1 gene encoding HTH-type transcriptional regulator DmlR yields the protein MDTLQAYRAFLRVAETASFSRTAEDMSLQQSQVSRMVAGLEAQLGVQLLRRTTRSVTVTEEGERFRGQLATILSALEECQDEIRNRRVEPVGLIRVACPTTLGRVVVAPIIDDFLARFPQTRIEMIMSNKLANLAADGIDVAIRVGRIPESEHPSRMIGYVDQRLVASSGYVGRHGPVADPAELVDRNCLCFASGGGAQTWTFQRGEARRSVRVKGDFIANDAETLMHRCASGHGVAVLPGWLLKSGDTDDLVELMPGWRVPSMPLNLVCAHRNHRPLKIRTLLEFLRTQLRPFMLSHAEAVLRPQDRGE from the coding sequence ATGGACACGCTTCAGGCCTATCGCGCGTTCCTGCGCGTCGCAGAGACCGCGAGCTTCAGCCGCACGGCCGAGGATATGAGCCTGCAACAGTCGCAGGTCAGCCGCATGGTGGCGGGGCTGGAGGCGCAGCTCGGCGTCCAGCTCCTGCGCCGCACCACGCGGTCCGTGACCGTCACCGAGGAGGGCGAGCGCTTCCGCGGCCAGCTCGCGACCATCCTCAGCGCCCTCGAGGAATGCCAGGACGAGATCCGCAACCGGCGCGTGGAGCCGGTCGGCCTCATTCGCGTCGCCTGCCCGACCACGCTCGGACGGGTGGTGGTGGCGCCGATCATCGACGACTTCCTCGCGCGCTTTCCCCAGACCCGGATCGAGATGATCATGAGCAACAAGCTCGCCAATCTCGCGGCCGACGGCATCGACGTCGCCATCCGCGTCGGGCGCATTCCGGAAAGCGAGCACCCCTCCCGCATGATCGGCTATGTCGACCAGCGCCTGGTCGCCTCATCCGGCTATGTCGGGCGCCACGGGCCGGTGGCCGATCCGGCCGAACTCGTCGACAGAAACTGCCTGTGCTTCGCCTCGGGTGGCGGTGCGCAGACCTGGACGTTTCAACGCGGCGAGGCGCGCCGCTCCGTTCGCGTGAAGGGCGACTTCATCGCCAATGACGCCGAAACGCTGATGCACCGCTGCGCAAGCGGCCACGGTGTCGCGGTGCTACCGGGCTGGCTGCTCAAGAGCGGAGACACGGACGATCTCGTCGAGCTCATGCCGGGATGGCGGGTGCCCAGCATGCCGTTGAACCTCGTCTGCGCGCACAGGAACCATCGGCCACTGAAGATCAGGACGCTTCTCGAATTTCTGCGCACCCAGTTGCGGCCATTCATGCTCTCCCACGCCGAGGCCGTCTTGCGGCCGCAGGACCGGGGCGAATGA
- the degP1_1 gene encoding putative periplasmic serine endoprotease DegP-like precursor: protein MARTKSSSVRLRGGIAVAALGLALGLPASLAPAFAPPAEARTAIDVSDLAERVIDAVVNISTQTRVDTAAPRPPGGAPGNREGRPGPGTPFDELFEEFFRRRGEGGQGGPGQPSPQQRRQSSLGSGFVIDPSGIIITNNHVIDGADEVTVIFNDGTRLKAEIVGRDREIDIAVLRVKPERPLRAVPLADSDKIRIGEPVMAIGNPLGLGGTVTAGIVSAKNRDIQSGPFDNYIQTDAAINRGNSGGPLFNMAGEVIGINTAIFSQSGGNIGIAFAVPANTAKPVIEQLREFGETRRGWLGVRIQEVTDEIAESLNLRGARGALIAGVEQNGPAAPAGLRTGDVVLRFDGKEVRSSRELPRIVSETAVGKAVPVVIMRGGREETLTVTLGRREGNIQQASAGRQPTERPRENPTVSTLGLQLSGVTADLRQRYRLRDDARGVIITQVDPNSKAAERRIQAGDVILEVQNEAVNSPTDVSRRIEALKAEGRNSALFLIANAEGDRRFVALNLR from the coding sequence ATGGCGCGCACCAAGTCTTCCTCTGTTCGGCTTCGTGGCGGCATCGCCGTCGCCGCCCTCGGGCTGGCGCTCGGCCTGCCCGCGTCGCTGGCGCCGGCCTTCGCTCCTCCGGCCGAAGCCCGGACCGCGATCGACGTGTCGGATCTGGCCGAACGCGTCATCGATGCGGTGGTCAACATCTCCACGCAGACGCGGGTCGACACCGCCGCGCCCCGGCCGCCGGGCGGCGCGCCGGGCAACCGCGAAGGGCGCCCGGGTCCCGGCACGCCGTTCGACGAGCTGTTCGAGGAATTCTTCCGCCGCCGCGGCGAAGGCGGCCAGGGCGGGCCGGGCCAGCCGTCGCCGCAGCAGCGCCGGCAGTCGTCGCTCGGCTCCGGCTTCGTCATCGACCCGTCCGGCATCATCATCACCAACAACCATGTGATCGACGGCGCCGACGAGGTGACGGTCATCTTCAATGACGGCACGCGCCTGAAGGCGGAGATCGTCGGCCGCGATCGCGAGATCGACATCGCGGTGCTCAGGGTGAAGCCGGAGCGCCCGCTGAGGGCGGTGCCGCTCGCCGATTCCGACAAGATCCGCATCGGCGAGCCGGTCATGGCGATCGGCAATCCGCTCGGGCTGGGCGGCACGGTCACCGCCGGCATCGTCTCGGCCAAGAACCGCGACATCCAGTCCGGGCCGTTCGACAACTACATTCAGACCGATGCCGCCATCAATCGCGGCAATTCCGGCGGCCCGCTGTTCAACATGGCTGGCGAGGTGATCGGCATCAACACCGCCATCTTCTCGCAGTCCGGCGGCAATATCGGCATCGCCTTCGCGGTGCCGGCCAATACCGCCAAGCCGGTCATCGAGCAGTTGCGCGAGTTTGGCGAGACTCGCCGCGGCTGGCTCGGCGTGCGCATCCAGGAGGTGACCGACGAAATCGCCGAAAGCCTCAACCTGCGCGGCGCGCGCGGCGCGCTGATCGCCGGCGTCGAGCAGAACGGTCCGGCCGCACCGGCGGGTCTGCGCACCGGCGACGTCGTGCTGCGCTTCGACGGCAAGGAAGTGCGCAGCTCGCGCGAGCTGCCGCGCATCGTTTCCGAGACCGCCGTCGGCAAGGCGGTGCCGGTGGTGATCATGCGCGGCGGGCGCGAGGAGACGCTGACCGTCACGCTCGGCCGGCGCGAAGGCAATATCCAGCAGGCATCCGCCGGCCGGCAGCCGACCGAGCGCCCCCGCGAAAACCCGACCGTGTCGACGCTCGGGCTGCAGCTTTCGGGCGTGACGGCCGACCTGCGCCAGCGCTATCGCCTGCGCGACGACGCCCGCGGCGTGATCATCACCCAGGTCGACCCCAATTCGAAGGCCGCCGAGCGGCGCATTCAGGCCGGCGACGTCATCCTGGAAGTGCAGAACGAGGCGGTCAATTCACCGACCGACGTGTCGCGCCGGATCGAGGCATTGAAGGCGGAGGGGCGCAATTCCGCGCTGTTCCTCATCGCCAATGCCGAAGGCGACCGGCGCTTCGTGGCGCTCAATCTGCGCTGA
- the serB gene encoding Phosphoserine phosphatase yields the protein MAHVVTLVSHPARPAVDPAAVAAVTALLPDAGAAVTLSPGIAVDIPFASPAAVDKRALADRLRGALAGAPIDLFVQRAAERRKRLFLADMDSTMIGQECIDELADKVGVKAHVAAITERAMRGEIDFEPALRERVALLKGLPAAVVDEVIAERITLTSGGRTLVRTMRANGTYTALVSGGFTLFTGPVHAMLGFDEHRSNVLVVDDGRFAGRVEEPILGREAKLAALLELRQRLGLAPVETLAVGDGANDLAMIGEAGLGVAYRAKPKVAEAAGARIDHADLTALLYAQGYRDADFVS from the coding sequence TTGGCTCACGTCGTCACCCTTGTTTCTCATCCGGCCCGCCCGGCCGTCGATCCGGCGGCGGTCGCAGCGGTCACCGCGCTCCTGCCCGATGCCGGCGCCGCCGTGACGCTCTCGCCGGGCATTGCCGTCGACATCCCCTTCGCATCACCGGCGGCGGTCGACAAGCGCGCGCTGGCCGATCGGCTCCGCGGTGCCCTGGCCGGCGCCCCCATCGACCTCTTCGTGCAGCGTGCCGCGGAGAGGCGCAAGCGCCTGTTCCTCGCCGATATGGATTCGACCATGATCGGCCAGGAATGTATCGACGAGCTCGCCGACAAGGTAGGCGTCAAGGCCCATGTCGCCGCGATCACCGAACGGGCCATGCGCGGCGAGATCGATTTCGAGCCGGCGCTGCGCGAACGCGTCGCCCTGCTGAAGGGCCTGCCCGCCGCGGTGGTCGACGAGGTCATCGCCGAACGCATCACCCTGACGTCGGGAGGCCGCACTCTGGTGCGCACCATGCGTGCCAACGGCACCTATACGGCGCTGGTGTCCGGCGGCTTCACGCTGTTCACCGGCCCGGTGCACGCCATGCTCGGCTTCGACGAGCACCGGTCCAATGTGCTGGTCGTCGACGACGGCCGCTTCGCCGGCCGGGTCGAGGAGCCGATCCTCGGCCGGGAGGCCAAGCTTGCCGCCCTGCTGGAACTGCGGCAACGCCTCGGACTCGCTCCGGTCGAAACCCTCGCGGTCGGCGACGGTGCCAACGATCTCGCCATGATCGGCGAAGCCGGCCTCGGCGTCGCCTATCGGGCCAAGCCCAAGGTGGCGGAGGCGGCCGGCGCCCGCATCGACCATGCCGACCTGACCGCGCTGCTCTATGCGCAGGGTTATCGGGACGCCGACTTCGTCTCCTGA
- the miaA gene encoding tRNA dimethylallyltransferase gives MINADSMQVYRDLAIITARPEAADLAAAPHRLYGAVDGAVNFSVARWLDAALAEIDAADAEGLLPIIIGGTGLYFKALTQGLSDIPAVPDAVRQRLRAEAEGLPAPALHERLRALDPETAARLRPNDPQRVLRALEVFVATGRPLAHWQADSRGPPPLAMASCRAVFLSVDRTALRRRIDERFTAMIAAGALAEVEALAARQLDPALPVMRAHGVPGLIAHLRGHLPLTEAIAKGQADTRAYAKRQETWFRHQMPGFDAVAPDAALAHLTRRLQA, from the coding sequence GTGATCAACGCCGATTCCATGCAGGTCTATCGCGACCTTGCCATCATCACCGCGCGGCCCGAGGCGGCCGACCTCGCCGCCGCCCCGCACCGGCTCTACGGCGCGGTCGACGGCGCCGTGAACTTCTCCGTCGCCCGCTGGCTCGATGCGGCCCTTGCCGAAATCGACGCGGCCGATGCCGAAGGTCTTCTGCCGATCATCATCGGCGGTACCGGCCTCTATTTCAAGGCGCTGACCCAGGGGCTATCGGACATTCCGGCCGTGCCCGACGCGGTCCGCCAGCGCCTGCGGGCCGAAGCCGAAGGCCTGCCGGCCCCTGCCCTGCACGAGCGCCTGCGCGCCCTCGATCCGGAAACGGCGGCGCGGCTGCGGCCGAACGACCCGCAACGCGTGCTGCGGGCGCTCGAGGTCTTCGTCGCGACCGGCCGGCCGCTCGCGCATTGGCAGGCCGACAGTCGCGGCCCGCCGCCTTTGGCTATGGCGTCCTGCAGGGCCGTTTTCCTCAGCGTCGACCGGACGGCGCTCCGCCGCCGCATCGACGAACGATTCACGGCCATGATCGCCGCGGGGGCCCTTGCGGAAGTGGAGGCACTGGCAGCGCGCCAGCTCGATCCGGCCCTGCCGGTCATGCGCGCTCACGGCGTGCCGGGGTTGATCGCGCATCTCCGCGGCCACCTGCCGCTGACCGAGGCGATCGCCAAGGGCCAGGCCGACACCCGCGCCTATGCCAAGCGCCAGGAAACCTGGTTCCGGCATCAGATGCCTGGCTTCGACGCGGTCGCTCCGGACGCCGCCCTCGCCCATTTGACCCGCCGGCTTCAGGCCTGA
- the yedQ gene encoding putative diguanylate cyclase YedQ, which produces MYREIHEVGIEERAHAPAIAGLLAVWTGLHARYGYAPFDPFDPQELGPDADDLIVMVPIGDADYVYVHQGANVRAAVGLDMTGRRTSDVAGASGSFFREVYNRVLADQRPLFTLHRGTIASDVHLWERLILPCRDSDGSQVIVVFSKPREFRDDLLSAILDASLDGILAVRIIRDAEGRPVDGSLIAANRRAAQFLGRSADDLADCRLIEAVPGMVEAGIWQRCVGVAETRTAAEFTVPYTDEFGERWFEMVAAPLGDGFMINFADITQRRMAEEAAELKRLEYAAANEALRSEIARRQALEIELSRLAAIDSLTGTLNRRALTEGLQAALAEARRETLPISVVLIDLDHFKAINDTFGHAGGDAVLKQAVRTLTERLRAQVDLLGRLGGEEFVLVFPGLDIAEAMAAAERARAALGSAQAWHESIAIRCTASFGVACWDGRESMDRLLSRADHALYRAKAAGRNVVLADNGHWSGRGTSPDADVGLVPGADVVPFKPSTRGRGRRRAKSSVDQA; this is translated from the coding sequence ATGTATCGCGAGATCCACGAGGTCGGTATCGAAGAGCGGGCGCATGCGCCGGCGATCGCGGGCTTGCTCGCGGTCTGGACCGGCCTGCATGCGCGCTATGGCTACGCGCCGTTCGATCCCTTCGACCCGCAGGAGCTCGGCCCGGACGCGGACGACCTCATCGTCATGGTGCCGATCGGTGACGCCGACTATGTCTACGTGCACCAGGGCGCCAATGTCAGGGCGGCGGTCGGGCTCGACATGACCGGCCGGCGCACCAGCGACGTGGCCGGCGCGAGCGGCAGCTTCTTCCGTGAAGTCTACAACCGGGTTCTCGCGGACCAGCGGCCCCTGTTCACCCTGCATCGCGGCACGATCGCCTCCGACGTCCACCTGTGGGAACGCCTGATCCTGCCGTGCCGGGACAGTGACGGTTCACAGGTGATCGTCGTGTTCAGCAAGCCGCGCGAATTCCGCGACGATCTGCTGAGTGCCATTCTCGATGCGTCCCTCGACGGCATCCTCGCCGTGCGCATCATCCGCGATGCGGAAGGCCGGCCGGTCGATGGCAGCTTGATTGCAGCCAACCGCCGAGCGGCCCAGTTCCTCGGCCGCTCGGCGGATGATCTCGCGGACTGCCGGCTGATCGAGGCGGTGCCGGGCATGGTCGAGGCCGGCATCTGGCAGCGCTGCGTCGGGGTCGCCGAAACCCGTACCGCGGCCGAATTCACCGTGCCCTACACGGACGAGTTCGGCGAGCGGTGGTTCGAAATGGTCGCCGCGCCGCTCGGCGACGGCTTCATGATCAATTTCGCCGACATCACCCAGCGCCGGATGGCCGAGGAAGCGGCGGAGCTGAAGCGGCTGGAATATGCCGCGGCCAACGAGGCCCTGCGCTCCGAGATCGCGCGGCGCCAGGCGCTCGAGATCGAGCTGAGCCGGCTCGCCGCCATCGACTCGCTGACCGGCACGCTCAATCGCCGGGCGCTGACCGAAGGGCTGCAGGCGGCGCTCGCGGAGGCGCGACGCGAGACTCTGCCGATCAGCGTCGTGCTCATCGATCTCGACCACTTCAAGGCCATCAACGACACGTTCGGCCATGCCGGCGGCGACGCCGTCCTCAAACAGGCGGTGCGCACGCTCACCGAACGGCTGCGCGCACAGGTCGACCTGCTCGGCCGCCTCGGCGGCGAGGAGTTCGTCCTGGTGTTTCCGGGCCTCGATATTGCCGAGGCGATGGCCGCGGCGGAGCGGGCGCGAGCCGCCCTCGGCTCGGCGCAAGCCTGGCACGAGAGCATCGCCATCCGCTGCACGGCCTCTTTCGGCGTCGCGTGCTGGGACGGCCGCGAAAGCATGGACCGGCTTCTGTCGCGCGCGGACCATGCGCTCTATCGAGCAAAGGCGGCCGGCCGCAACGTGGTGCTGGCCGATAACGGTCACTGGTCGGGCCGCGGCACCAGCCCCGACGCCGATGTCGGCCTCGTCCCCGGCGCCGATGTCGTGCCGTTCAAACCGAGCACCCGCGGCCGCGGCCGCCGGCGCGCCAAGAGCTCCGTCGATCAGGCCTGA
- the suhB gene encoding Inositol-1-monophosphatase, with translation MLRSALLNVMVGAALKAGRGLKRDFGEVENLQVSMKGPGDFVSAADRKAEQVLRTELLKARPGYGFVGEEGGRVEGADKTHTWIVDPLDGTTNFLHGIPHFAVSIGLERDGVLVAGVIYNPANDELYVAERGTGAFLNDRRLRVSARRKAEDSVVGCGIPHIGRGDHVQSRNETKIVQSRFGGLRAMGACSLDLAYVAAGRYDGFWERNISPWDIAAGIVIVREAGGFVTDCDGFDNMLINGTVCAGNEPIQKALLGAVKEGQKG, from the coding sequence ATGCTCCGCTCTGCCCTGCTCAATGTGATGGTCGGCGCCGCCCTGAAGGCTGGCCGCGGCCTCAAGCGCGACTTCGGTGAGGTCGAGAACCTCCAGGTGTCGATGAAGGGACCGGGCGATTTCGTTTCCGCCGCAGACCGCAAGGCCGAGCAGGTGCTGCGCACCGAACTCCTCAAGGCGCGGCCGGGCTACGGCTTCGTCGGCGAGGAGGGCGGGCGCGTCGAGGGCGCGGACAAGACCCACACCTGGATCGTCGACCCGCTCGACGGGACCACCAATTTCCTGCACGGCATCCCGCATTTTGCCGTCTCCATCGGCCTCGAGCGCGACGGCGTGCTGGTCGCGGGCGTCATCTACAATCCGGCGAACGACGAGCTCTATGTCGCCGAGCGCGGCACCGGCGCCTTCCTGAACGACCGGCGTTTGCGCGTCTCGGCGCGGCGCAAGGCCGAGGATTCGGTGGTCGGCTGCGGCATTCCCCATATCGGCCGAGGCGACCATGTCCAGTCGCGCAACGAGACCAAGATCGTCCAGTCGCGGTTCGGCGGCCTGCGCGCCATGGGCGCCTGCTCGCTCGACCTCGCCTATGTCGCGGCCGGCCGGTACGACGGTTTCTGGGAGCGCAACATTTCGCCCTGGGATATCGCCGCGGGCATCGTTATCGTCCGTGAGGCCGGCGGTTTCGTCACCGACTGCGACGGTTTCGACAACATGCTGATCAACGGCACGGTCTGTGCCGGCAACGAGCCGATCCAGAAGGCGCTGCTCGGCGCGGTGAAGGAAGGCCAGAAAGGCTGA
- the podJ_1 gene encoding Localization factor PodJL, which yields MREATQRVETAPDAVTMTLLGELHANGLGVPQNDQKALGWYRLAADRGDRNAIFAIGMMHVDARAGLVRDPAAVKALFERAAALGHPAAGYNLGIMAMSGQGGPADAAQAARWFQSSADLGNADAQYALAVLLKDGNGVPADPVRAADYMAKAARQDLVEAEIDYGVMLFNGQGVAKDEAAAARLFRRAALRGNPLAMNRYARLLASGCGVAADPQAAAQWHTAARLLGAEDAWLSDFVAKLDPVQREAAERGARIWLR from the coding sequence ATGCGCGAGGCGACGCAGCGGGTCGAGACGGCGCCGGACGCGGTGACCATGACGCTGCTCGGCGAGCTTCATGCCAATGGGCTGGGCGTGCCGCAGAACGACCAGAAGGCGCTCGGCTGGTATCGGCTCGCGGCCGACCGGGGCGACCGCAATGCGATCTTCGCCATCGGCATGATGCATGTCGATGCGCGCGCCGGGCTGGTCCGCGATCCGGCCGCCGTCAAGGCGCTGTTCGAGCGTGCGGCGGCCCTCGGTCATCCCGCGGCCGGCTACAATCTCGGCATCATGGCGATGTCCGGCCAGGGCGGGCCTGCCGACGCGGCGCAGGCCGCCCGCTGGTTCCAGAGCTCGGCGGATCTCGGCAACGCCGATGCCCAATATGCGCTGGCGGTTCTGCTGAAGGACGGCAACGGCGTGCCGGCCGACCCGGTGCGCGCGGCCGACTACATGGCCAAGGCGGCACGCCAGGATCTCGTCGAGGCCGAGATCGACTACGGGGTGATGCTGTTCAACGGCCAGGGCGTCGCGAAGGACGAGGCTGCGGCCGCGCGCCTGTTCCGCCGGGCGGCGCTGCGCGGCAACCCGCTGGCGATGAACCGCTATGCCCGCCTGCTCGCCAGCGGGTGCGGCGTCGCCGCGGATCCGCAGGCGGCGGCGCAGTGGCACACGGCCGCGCGGCTGCTCGGCGCCGAGGATGCCTGGCTCAGCGATTTCGTCGCCAAGCTCGACCCGGTCCAGCGCGAGGCCGCCGAACGCGGCGCACGCATCTGGCTGCGCTGA
- the thiE_1 gene encoding Thiamine-phosphate synthase, translating to MVKSAPTDTVETQLVLVTPPIAAAEAIVPSLHAALGGGPVAAVIVRLTAPGDRASVNIVKALATEVQPAGAALMIEGAIDAVARGGADGLHMSFDEARLAEAVERLKPERMVGVAGLKSRDDAMSAGERGCDYVMFGDAMVSRQPDKNGQLPPFAAVVERVAWWAELFEVPVVGFAPDIAGAARLAAVRADFVALGEAIWDHPDGPERAVALAHAACRQGSAG from the coding sequence ATGGTCAAATCCGCGCCAACAGACACCGTCGAAACCCAGCTCGTGCTCGTCACGCCGCCCATTGCGGCCGCCGAGGCGATCGTGCCGTCGCTTCACGCAGCGCTCGGCGGCGGCCCGGTCGCCGCGGTCATCGTCCGGCTGACCGCGCCCGGCGACCGCGCCAGCGTCAATATCGTCAAGGCGCTCGCCACGGAGGTGCAGCCCGCCGGCGCGGCGCTGATGATCGAGGGCGCGATTGATGCGGTCGCGCGCGGCGGCGCAGACGGCCTGCATATGAGCTTCGACGAAGCGCGCCTCGCCGAGGCGGTTGAGCGGCTGAAACCCGAGCGCATGGTCGGCGTCGCTGGCCTGAAGTCGCGTGACGATGCCATGAGCGCCGGCGAGCGCGGCTGCGACTACGTGATGTTCGGCGACGCCATGGTGTCGCGCCAGCCGGACAAGAACGGCCAACTGCCACCCTTCGCGGCCGTGGTCGAGCGCGTCGCCTGGTGGGCCGAGCTGTTCGAGGTGCCGGTTGTCGGTTTCGCTCCCGATATTGCGGGCGCTGCCCGACTGGCCGCCGTAAGGGCCGATTTCGTCGCGCTCGGCGAAGCGATCTGGGACCATCCGGATGGACCGGAACGCGCCGTCGCGCTGGCGCACGCCGCCTGCCGCCAGGGGAGCGCCGGGTGA